One Streptococcus sp. zg-86 DNA window includes the following coding sequences:
- a CDS encoding RluA family pseudouridine synthase → MRFEFIVDQHVKIKTFLKKHDVSKGLLAKVKYEGGAILVNGQPQNATYLLDIGDCLTIDIPSEEDITGKLEPISHPLDIVYEDEHFMVINKPAGFASIPSVLHSSTIANFVKGYYLEQGYENKQVHIVTRLDRDTSGLMLFAKHGYAHARLDKQLQQKLIQKRYFALVSGLGLLEQTGDIIAPIGRPEDSIITRCVTPTGKYAHTSYEIVESWGNVHLVDIRLHTGRTHQIRVHFSHIGFPLLGDDLYGGSMEYGIERQALHCHRIGFFNPFSEKELICESDLTNDFKSVIMNLQNKK, encoded by the coding sequence ATGCGCTTTGAATTCATTGTGGATCAACATGTGAAAATTAAGACATTTTTGAAAAAGCATGATGTGTCAAAAGGACTGCTAGCTAAGGTCAAGTATGAGGGCGGAGCTATTCTCGTTAATGGTCAACCGCAGAATGCGACCTACTTGCTTGATATTGGTGATTGCTTGACCATTGATATTCCCAGTGAAGAAGATATAACAGGGAAATTGGAGCCAATTTCTCATCCCTTAGATATTGTCTATGAAGATGAGCATTTTATGGTTATCAATAAACCGGCTGGTTTTGCTTCCATTCCAAGTGTCCTTCATTCCTCGACCATTGCCAATTTTGTTAAAGGCTATTATTTGGAACAGGGCTATGAAAATAAACAGGTACATATTGTCACGCGCCTTGATCGAGATACATCTGGCCTCATGCTCTTTGCTAAACACGGCTATGCACATGCGAGACTTGATAAGCAATTGCAACAAAAATTGATTCAGAAACGCTATTTCGCTCTGGTGTCTGGGCTTGGCTTGTTAGAACAAACAGGTGATATTATTGCCCCTATTGGTCGTCCAGAAGATAGTATTATTACACGTTGTGTGACTCCAACTGGAAAATACGCCCATACTTCCTATGAAATTGTTGAGTCATGGGGCAATGTCCACTTGGTTGATATTCGATTGCATACAGGGAGGACGCACCAGATTCGTGTTCACTTTTCTCATATCGGTTTTCCCTTATTAGGGGATGATTTGTATGGGGGAAGTATGGAATATGGGATTGAACGGCAGGCTTTGCATTGTCATCGCATTGGATTTTTTAATCCATTTTCAGAAAAAGAGTTAATTTGTGAAAGCGATTTGACAAATGACTTTAAAAGCGTTATCATGAACTTGCAAAATAAAAAATAG
- a CDS encoding NAD kinase: MKNTDRKKIALLSSKNPKSQAVMNELWTKLKEAQFILTPKNPDIVISIGGDGMLLSAFHKYEAMMDRVRFVGIHTGHLGFYTDYRDFEVDKLIDNLKLDTGARVSYPILNVRIKLMNGRDIVMRALNEATIKRLSKTMVADIFINKVPFERFRGDGISVSTPTGSTAYNKSLGGAVLHPTIEALQIAEVASLNNRVYRTLGSSIVVPKKDRIMIEPKHDDRYSVSIDNRTFVYDNIDRIEYQIDNSKIHFLATPSHTSFWNRVKDAFIGEVE; encoded by the coding sequence ATGAAGAATACAGATAGAAAAAAAATCGCCCTGCTCAGCAGTAAAAATCCGAAAAGCCAAGCTGTGATGAATGAGTTGTGGACCAAATTAAAAGAGGCCCAATTTATCTTAACACCTAAAAATCCAGATATTGTTATTTCAATTGGGGGAGATGGGATGCTCTTATCTGCTTTTCATAAGTATGAGGCAATGATGGACCGTGTTCGCTTTGTCGGCATTCATACAGGGCACCTTGGTTTTTATACGGATTATCGCGATTTTGAAGTTGATAAACTGATTGATAATTTAAAATTAGACACAGGAGCTCGTGTTTCCTATCCGATTTTAAATGTGCGAATTAAGCTGATGAATGGCCGGGACATTGTTATGCGAGCCTTGAATGAAGCGACGATTAAACGCTTATCCAAGACCATGGTTGCAGATATTTTTATCAATAAAGTACCATTTGAGCGTTTTCGTGGTGATGGCATTTCGGTGTCAACCCCCACTGGTTCAACAGCCTATAATAAGTCCTTGGGGGGAGCGGTTTTGCACCCGACTATTGAAGCTTTACAGATTGCAGAAGTGGCTAGCCTAAATAATCGTGTTTATCGTACTCTGGGTTCTTCTATTGTTGTTCCTAAAAAGGACAGGATTATGATCGAGCCAAAACATGATGATCGCTATTCAGTATCGATTGATAATCGGACCTTTGTTTATGATAATATTGATCGGATTGAATACCAGATTGACAATAGTAAGATTCATTTTCTAGCTACTCCAAGCCACACTAGTTTTTGGAATCGTGTCAAAGATGCCTTTATCGGTGAGGTAGAGTAA
- a CDS encoding GTP pyrophosphokinase, whose product MEMNWEAFLDPYIQAVGELKIKLRGVRKQYRKANKHSPIEFVTGRVKPIESIKEKMALRHIQLENLAQDMQDIAGLRIMVQFVDDVEEVLDILRKRKDMRVVYERDYINHMKSSGYRSYHVVIEYPVDTINGNETVLAEIQIRTLSMNFWATIEHSLNYKYKGNFPEEIRQRLEITAKIAYQLDEEMRKIRDDIQEAQALFDPAHRKLNDGVGNSDDTDEEYR is encoded by the coding sequence ATGGAGATGAATTGGGAAGCCTTCCTAGACCCCTATATTCAGGCGGTTGGGGAATTAAAAATTAAATTGCGCGGTGTTCGTAAGCAATACAGAAAAGCAAATAAGCATTCACCGATTGAATTTGTGACAGGACGTGTGAAGCCGATTGAATCCATCAAGGAAAAGATGGCTCTACGCCATATTCAGCTCGAAAATTTAGCACAAGACATGCAAGACATCGCAGGATTGCGAATCATGGTGCAATTTGTTGATGACGTAGAAGAAGTGCTTGACATCCTACGGAAGCGAAAAGATATGCGAGTGGTCTATGAACGGGATTATATCAACCATATGAAATCATCAGGCTACCGTTCCTACCACGTGGTGATTGAGTATCCAGTTGATACGATAAATGGAAATGAAACGGTACTAGCTGAGATTCAAATTCGCACCTTGTCCATGAATTTTTGGGCAACGATTGAACATTCCTTGAATTATAAGTATAAGGGGAATTTTCCAGAAGAAATTAGGCAACGCTTGGAAATTACAGCTAAGATTGCTTATCAATTAGATGAGGAGATGCGCAAAATCCGCGATGACATTCAAGAAGCTCAGGCTTTATTTGATCCGGCCCACCGCAAGTTGAATGACGGAGTTGGAAATAGCGACGATACAGATGAAGAATACAGATAG
- a CDS encoding CYTH domain-containing protein yields MKKNHLEIEYKTLLTAAEFQQLQAEFTDVAPVLQTNYYIDTPDFSLRQHRYSLRIRTLEDLAELTLKIPQDIGNQEYNQALSLEHAHQLIQKVQLPEGDILNLITQTGIGLERLIVWGHLTTKRYEKATPIGLIALDENSYANQTDYELEVEVDDATQGKIAFEDYLKQRQIAFKYAKSKVARTAACLMNKP; encoded by the coding sequence ATGAAAAAAAATCATTTAGAAATTGAGTACAAAACGCTCCTGACGGCAGCCGAATTTCAACAATTACAGGCAGAATTTACAGATGTTGCTCCTGTTCTGCAAACCAACTATTATATTGATACGCCAGATTTTAGCCTACGTCAACACCGCTATTCCCTACGAATTCGCACCCTAGAAGACCTGGCAGAATTGACTCTTAAAATTCCGCAGGACATCGGCAATCAGGAATACAATCAAGCCCTAAGCCTTGAACACGCTCATCAATTAATCCAGAAGGTGCAATTACCTGAGGGAGATATTTTGAACCTCATCACACAAACTGGAATTGGTCTTGAAAGATTGATTGTTTGGGGACATTTGACCACAAAACGCTATGAAAAAGCGACTCCCATTGGGCTTATAGCTCTTGATGAAAATAGCTATGCTAATCAGACAGATTATGAATTAGAAGTCGAGGTAGACGATGCCACTCAAGGGAAAATTGCTTTTGAGGACTACCTGAAACAACGACAAATTGCCTTTAAATATGCTAAAAGCAAGGTTGCCCGTACAGCTGCCTGTCTGATGAACAAGCCTTGA
- a CDS encoding ribose-phosphate diphosphokinase — translation MVQPYGDKQIKLFSLNSNRAIAEKIAEASGIPLGKMTTRQFSDGEIQVNIEESVRGVDVYIIQSTSYPVNNHLWELLIMVDACKRASAHSVTVVMPYFGYARQDRTAAPREPITAKLVANMLVKAGVDRVLSLDLHAVQVQGFFDIPVDNLFTVPLFAEHYMEKGLCGEDVVIVSPKNSGIKRARSLAEYLNSPIAIIDYAQDDADRSEGYIIGDVAGKTAILIDDILNTGRTFSEAARIVQEGGATEIYAVASHGLFAGTAAELLDQAPIKEVLVTDSVASKEQLPKAIAFITASELIADAIIRIHERRPVSPLFNFTHPNNEH, via the coding sequence ATGGTTCAACCGTATGGTGATAAACAAATTAAACTATTTTCTTTGAATTCCAACCGTGCAATTGCTGAAAAAATTGCCGAAGCCTCTGGGATTCCACTTGGAAAAATGACAACGCGACAATTCTCAGACGGAGAAATTCAAGTCAACATTGAAGAAAGTGTCCGTGGGGTGGATGTTTATATCATCCAATCAACCAGCTATCCTGTTAATAATCATCTCTGGGAATTATTGATTATGGTTGATGCATGCAAGCGTGCAAGCGCCCATTCTGTCACAGTTGTCATGCCTTATTTTGGCTATGCTCGTCAGGATCGTACAGCTGCTCCTCGTGAACCAATTACAGCAAAACTTGTTGCGAATATGCTGGTCAAAGCAGGTGTGGATCGTGTCTTGTCACTTGATTTACACGCTGTTCAGGTGCAAGGGTTCTTTGATATTCCAGTCGATAATCTCTTTACGGTCCCACTATTTGCAGAGCATTACATGGAAAAAGGCTTGTGTGGTGAAGACGTTGTGATTGTCAGTCCTAAAAATTCTGGCATCAAACGTGCCCGTAGTTTAGCTGAGTACCTTAATTCTCCAATTGCCATTATCGATTATGCTCAAGACGATGCCGATCGATCAGAAGGATACATCATTGGAGATGTAGCTGGAAAAACAGCTATCTTGATTGATGATATTTTAAACACTGGCCGCACCTTCTCAGAAGCAGCTCGAATTGTACAAGAAGGTGGGGCAACCGAAATTTATGCGGTTGCAAGTCATGGCTTGTTTGCTGGAACTGCGGCAGAGCTTTTGGATCAAGCGCCAATTAAGGAAGTGCTCGTCACAGACTCTGTTGCCAGCAAAGAACAATTACCTAAAGCTATTGCATTTATCACCGCTAGTGAGTTGATTGCAGACGCCATTATCCGCATTCACGAACGCCGTCCAGTCAGTCCTCTCTTTAACTTTACACATCCAAATAATGAACACTAG
- a CDS encoding cysteine desulfurase family protein, with protein MIYLDNAATTSLSKAALQTFMDISTEYYGNSSSIHWAGRKANAILRQARADIAHILDTKPEQIIFTSGGSEADTLAIQGYALANQHKGKHLITTAIEHHAVLHTMEYLRERFGFEVTYIQPINQRISAQQIQEALRPDTILVSAMYANNETGLLLPIKEIGEILSKHQAVFHVDAVQAIGKVAISPEQLGIDFLSAAAHKFHGPKGVGFLYSRIPRFDSLIHGGRQEQQHRAGTENLAGIAAMATALKEQTAQLEEHFNSVSTLKDYLLKNLKALQHYLNEVGPTLPYVVNIGFPNQLNEQVLMRLDLAGIAVSSGSACTAGVIQNSHVLEALYGKDSHRLKESIRISFSHENTKEELDFLINQLHKIIGGIC; from the coding sequence TTGATTTATTTAGACAATGCAGCGACAACTTCTCTGTCGAAAGCTGCCCTTCAAACTTTCATGGATATTTCAACAGAATACTATGGGAACTCCTCTAGTATTCATTGGGCAGGACGAAAAGCAAACGCTATTCTCCGCCAAGCTCGAGCAGATATTGCTCACATCCTAGATACCAAACCTGAACAGATCATTTTTACCTCAGGGGGGTCAGAGGCCGATACTCTCGCTATCCAAGGTTATGCTCTGGCAAATCAGCATAAGGGAAAACACCTCATCACAACTGCTATCGAACACCATGCTGTTCTTCACACAATGGAGTATTTACGTGAGCGATTCGGCTTTGAAGTGACCTATATTCAACCGATCAATCAAAGGATTTCCGCCCAGCAGATTCAGGAAGCCTTGCGTCCAGATACCATTCTAGTTAGTGCCATGTATGCCAACAATGAGACTGGGCTGCTGCTACCTATCAAAGAAATCGGTGAAATACTTTCCAAACATCAGGCTGTTTTTCATGTAGATGCTGTCCAAGCAATCGGAAAAGTCGCAATTTCACCGGAACAACTGGGAATCGATTTTCTCTCTGCTGCTGCCCATAAGTTTCATGGACCAAAAGGAGTAGGCTTCCTTTACAGCCGCATCCCTCGATTTGACTCTCTGATTCACGGAGGACGCCAAGAGCAACAACACCGGGCAGGAACAGAAAATCTAGCAGGAATTGCAGCTATGGCGACAGCTTTGAAAGAACAAACAGCTCAGCTAGAAGAACATTTCAATAGCGTTTCGACCTTAAAAGACTATCTATTAAAAAATCTGAAAGCTCTTCAGCATTACCTCAATGAAGTAGGTCCAACACTTCCCTACGTTGTCAATATTGGTTTTCCCAATCAGCTCAATGAGCAAGTGCTCATGCGTCTAGATCTTGCAGGAATTGCTGTTTCTAGTGGTTCTGCCTGTACTGCTGGTGTAATTCAAAATAGCCATGTCTTAGAGGCTCTATACGGAAAAGATTCCCACCGCCTAAAAGAATCCATTCGGATTAGCTTTTCACATGAAAATACCAAAGAGGAACTAGATTTCCTCATCAATCAACTACATAAAATCATCGGAGGCATTTGTTAA
- a CDS encoding DUF1831 domain-containing protein — protein MAFTTSVTLKNCDYTYSIHPAIKKFTLRDNTFEQTQVGNYQLTRMLEEIPNSNQGFLLKIIINKDLTAFKINITDKSGLRLVDIFKAGGNAVIQEKFYFLMDSLVDRDIFTKESTKA, from the coding sequence ATGGCTTTTACAACATCTGTAACCCTAAAAAATTGTGACTATACCTACTCGATTCACCCAGCTATCAAAAAATTCACCTTACGTGACAATACATTTGAACAAACCCAAGTTGGTAATTATCAATTAACACGTATGCTAGAAGAAATTCCCAACTCTAATCAAGGTTTTCTCTTAAAAATTATCATCAACAAAGATTTAACAGCTTTTAAAATCAATATCACAGATAAATCTGGCTTACGCTTGGTGGATATTTTTAAAGCAGGTGGCAATGCAGTTATCCAAGAAAAATTTTACTTCCTCATGGATAGCTTAGTTGACCGAGATATTTTCACAAAAGAAAGTACAAAAGCATGA
- a CDS encoding DUF4649 family protein — MIELRYQDSYQQIRSQTFGNFDALLLAFSGCVTIPDNLNVLSLTQDGNDLGYQGLVGDLYRYLKSIDPKNH; from the coding sequence ATGATTGAGCTACGTTATCAAGATTCTTATCAGCAAATCCGCTCACAAACTTTTGGCAATTTTGATGCCCTACTCCTTGCTTTTTCTGGTTGTGTGACCATTCCTGATAACCTAAACGTGCTCTCGCTCACTCAAGACGGTAATGACTTGGGTTATCAAGGATTGGTAGGCGATTTATATCGCTATCTCAAATCAATTGATCCAAAGAATCACTAA
- a CDS encoding redox-sensing transcriptional repressor Rex, producing MKNEKNTPIPRATAKRLSIYYRVFKRFHAGNIEKASSKEIAEAIGIDSATVRRDFSYFGELGRRGFGYDVKKLMDFFADILNDNSITNVMLVGVGNMGLALLHYRFHERNKMKIIMAFEADNHPAVGTIDENVPIYGISEIEERMKEANAQTAILTVPSTKAQEVANILVQAGVKGILSFSPVNLSVPKDVVVQYVDLTSELQTLLYFMRKG from the coding sequence GTGAAAAACGAAAAAAATACACCAATCCCCCGTGCTACTGCCAAACGTTTATCAATCTATTATCGCGTATTTAAACGATTTCATGCTGGAAATATTGAAAAAGCGAGTTCAAAGGAAATTGCAGAAGCTATTGGAATTGATTCTGCCACTGTCCGTCGTGACTTTTCTTACTTTGGTGAATTAGGTCGCCGAGGATTTGGTTACGATGTCAAAAAATTGATGGATTTCTTCGCTGATATCTTAAATGATAATTCCATCACGAATGTCATGCTGGTTGGGGTTGGCAATATGGGTCTGGCTCTCCTTCATTATCGTTTCCATGAACGGAATAAAATGAAAATTATCATGGCCTTTGAGGCAGATAATCACCCAGCCGTCGGTACTATTGATGAAAACGTCCCTATCTATGGAATTTCAGAAATCGAAGAAAGAATGAAGGAGGCAAATGCCCAAACCGCTATCTTAACAGTACCTAGCACCAAGGCCCAAGAAGTTGCCAATATCCTTGTTCAAGCTGGAGTCAAGGGAATCTTGAGTTTCTCACCTGTCAACTTATCTGTACCCAAAGATGTCGTCGTACAATATGTTGATTTAACGAGCGAGTTGCAAACACTGCTTTATTTCATGAGAAAGGGCTAG
- a CDS encoding gamma-glutamyl-gamma-aminobutyrate hydrolase family protein: MTKPIIGISGNEFLNATDDTEPLLSYAATSFVRAIETAGGIPLILPIVSPDLVQSYIRMIDKLILTGGQNVLPHYYGQEKTIESENYHPNRDRFEMALIEEAIKQQKPILGICRGMQLFNVAMGGSLHQEIPNHWQTSAANSPSHPIHLQPDTPLSTIYGEKPMVNSFHRQAIDQLATPLQVIGQSEDQIIEAVIMTEQTPFLGVQWHPEMLYENQVASQSLFNYFVQNF, from the coding sequence ATGACAAAACCAATTATCGGTATTTCTGGTAATGAATTTCTCAATGCAACCGATGATACCGAGCCACTCCTATCCTACGCAGCAACTAGTTTTGTCAGGGCAATTGAAACTGCTGGGGGAATTCCTCTTATCTTACCAATTGTTTCTCCTGATTTAGTACAAAGTTATATCCGTATGATTGATAAACTCATTCTGACAGGCGGACAAAATGTTTTACCACATTATTACGGACAAGAAAAGACGATTGAAAGTGAGAACTATCATCCCAATCGTGATCGCTTTGAGATGGCACTCATCGAGGAAGCTATTAAGCAACAAAAACCCATTTTAGGTATCTGTCGAGGAATGCAACTTTTTAATGTTGCTATGGGTGGTAGCCTACATCAAGAAATACCGAATCATTGGCAAACGAGTGCTGCAAATAGTCCGTCACACCCAATACATCTCCAACCGGACACGCCACTTTCGACGATTTACGGAGAAAAACCAATGGTTAATTCCTTCCATAGACAGGCTATAGACCAATTGGCAACTCCTTTACAGGTCATCGGTCAGTCAGAAGACCAGATAATAGAAGCTGTCATCATGACGGAACAAACACCGTTTTTGGGTGTTCAATGGCATCCTGAAATGCTCTACGAGAACCAAGTAGCATCTCAATCCCTTTTTAACTATTTTGTCCAAAACTTCTAA
- the radC gene encoding RadC family protein, translating into MYKVSFQEEKLLPRERLLEVGAERLSNQELLAILLRTGTRNQPVSVLSNHLLSKVTSLAMLRELSITELQELAGIGQVKAIEIKAMIELGSRINQSALLAETQIVGSELLARRMMQEIGSNKQEHLVAIYLDTQNKIISQRTIFIGSVNRSIAEPREILHYAVKSMATSLIIVHNHPSGFVQPSQNDLAFTEKLKKSCEILGLILLDHLIVGKSNYYSLREEHQLD; encoded by the coding sequence ATGTATAAGGTATCATTTCAAGAAGAGAAGTTATTGCCGAGGGAACGTTTATTAGAGGTAGGTGCAGAGCGCCTCAGTAATCAAGAATTATTGGCTATTTTACTTCGTACAGGGACTCGGAATCAACCAGTTTCAGTTCTTTCCAATCATCTACTCTCAAAAGTAACCAGCCTGGCCATGTTACGAGAGTTATCCATTACTGAGTTACAAGAATTGGCAGGTATTGGACAGGTTAAAGCAATTGAAATCAAAGCGATGATTGAATTAGGCAGCCGAATTAACCAGTCTGCCTTGCTTGCTGAAACACAAATTGTAGGTAGTGAGCTCCTTGCTAGAAGAATGATGCAAGAAATTGGATCTAACAAGCAGGAGCACCTTGTAGCCATTTATTTGGATACACAAAATAAAATTATTAGTCAGCGGACCATTTTTATCGGTAGTGTGAATCGTAGTATTGCAGAGCCTAGAGAAATCTTGCACTACGCAGTCAAAAGCATGGCTACGTCACTGATTATTGTTCATAATCATCCTTCCGGCTTTGTTCAACCAAGTCAAAACGATTTAGCCTTCACAGAGAAACTAAAAAAGTCCTGTGAGATACTAGGACTTATTCTTTTAGATCATTTAATTGTTGGAAAATCGAACTACTATAGTTTACGAGAAGAACACCAGCTTGATTAG
- a CDS encoding class A sortase: MSKRTKNRKKSGNWRNILAVLLLLIAIALIFNTSIRNMVIAWNSNRYQVANVTEESIEKNKQAETTFDFDQVESISTESVLKAQWESQQLPVIGGIAIPDLNVNLPIFKGLSNVALMYGAGTMKETQEMGQGNYSLASHHIFGITGASETLFSPLEKAKEGMKIYLTDKQNVYTYVVTSVQSVTPESVYVIDDVEGQTEITLVTCEDFEATMRTIVKGRLESSIPYNETPKDVLKHFEKQYNQLQL, encoded by the coding sequence ATGAGTAAACGAACCAAAAATAGGAAGAAAAGCGGTAATTGGCGAAATATCTTAGCCGTCCTTCTCCTTCTTATTGCTATTGCATTGATTTTTAATACCTCCATTCGCAATATGGTGATTGCATGGAACAGTAATCGATACCAAGTGGCAAACGTAACGGAAGAAAGTATTGAAAAGAATAAGCAGGCTGAGACAACATTTGATTTTGATCAGGTTGAATCAATCTCGACGGAGTCAGTTTTAAAAGCCCAATGGGAATCCCAACAACTTCCAGTTATTGGTGGAATTGCCATTCCAGATTTAAACGTGAATTTGCCAATTTTCAAAGGATTATCAAATGTCGCTTTAATGTATGGAGCGGGAACGATGAAAGAAACGCAAGAAATGGGACAAGGAAACTATTCGCTTGCGAGTCATCATATTTTTGGGATTACTGGAGCTAGTGAAACACTTTTTTCACCACTTGAAAAAGCAAAGGAAGGAATGAAAATTTATCTGACGGATAAACAAAATGTCTATACCTATGTAGTGACAAGTGTTCAATCTGTGACTCCTGAAAGTGTCTATGTGATTGATGATGTAGAAGGTCAAACAGAGATTACGCTTGTGACATGTGAAGATTTTGAAGCCACAATGAGGACAATCGTCAAAGGAAGACTAGAGAGTAGCATTCCTTACAATGAGACACCAAAAGATGTATTAAAACATTTTGAAAAACAATATAATCAGCTACAATTATAA